A stretch of DNA from Anaerolineae bacterium:
ACGCCGTCTGCCACCGTGACTACCGGTTGCGTGGCCGGCGCATCGAAGTCCGCATGTACCGCGACCGGCTGGAGGTCAGCTCGCCCGGCGGGCTGCCCGGCTTCATCACCGTGGATAACATCGTGGACGAGCATTTCAGTCGCAACCCCCGCATCGTCGGTTCGCTGTTTCACTGGGGCTATATCGAGGAGCTGGGGCTGGGCATCGACCGCATGATCGAGGAGATGCTGCAGTCCGGTCACAAACAGCCGACCTTCGATGCCAAGCCCTATTCCTTCACGGTGACGCTCTACAACGCTCGTGAACGGCTACCTGTCTATGCTGACGGCGCGGTGCTTAACAGCCGCCAGGCGCGGGCGATGCAGTACGTCCGTGACCACGGCTCGATCACTAACCGCGAGTACCGCACGCTCAGCCCGGATGTTTCACCGGAGACGATCCGGCTGGACCTGGCCGATCTGGTGGATCGCGGCCTGCTGCTCAAGATCGGCTCCAAGAAGGGCACGTATTACATTCTCAAGTAGGGAAGCATTTCCTCAGTCGCCCGCAAGCAGTTGTTCCCCGGCCCAGCGTAGTGCCTGCGCCTGGATGGGCTCGCCCAGCAGATTGGACGCCAGCGTGCTAAAGCGGCTGGCATCTCCGGTGGTGTAGTAGCGCAGGGTGGGCCGGGTAGCTTCAGGGGCGAGTAGCTGCCGATCAGCCAGTACCCGGCGTGCCTGGCGGGCGATCGCCGGGCTGGGATCGATGATGGCCACCTGTGGGCCGACAAACGCCTGCAGGGCCTCCAGCGCAAAGGGAAAGTGCGTGCAGGCCAGCACGAGTTGATCGATGCCACGGGCCAGGGCAGGGGCCAGGACACGCTCAAACAGCGGGCGCAACGCCGCCGGGGACGTGGCGTTGGCCTCTACAGCTTCCACCAGTTCGGGGCAAATCACCGTCTCTACGTGCACGTTCGCGGCGAAGCGCTCCCGCACGCTGGCGTATAGCGTGCCATTGGCGGTGGCAGCGGTGGTCAGCACGCCGATGGCGCCGCTGCGCGTGGCTGCTGCCGCCGTTTTGACCGCCGGTTCCATCCCCACAAAAGGCACATCCGGGAACATGGCCCGCAGATCGTGCAGACCGGCGGCGCTGGCAGCGTTGCAGGCTATGACGATCAGTTTGGCCTCGTGGGCAAGCAGGAAGGTGGTGATGTGCTGCACAAAGGTGCGGATTTCGGCCAGCGGGCGCGGGCCATAGGGCAGGTGGGCCTGGTCAGCGATATAGATCAGCGACTCGGCGGGCAGTTCCCGGCGCAGGGCGCGCAGGATGGATAACCCGCCGACGCCGGAATCGAGGATGCCGATGGGGCTGCTGGGGCCTGTGGTCATGGGAACCTGCCCGGAAACGTTACTCGCTACGCGCCGGGTGAAGCCGATCCTGCCGGAAGCTCGCCGCTGCTTCCACAAAAGCGCGGAAGAGCGGTGTCATGTCTGTGGTCTCGCCGCCTGCGCTGCACAGATTTTCCGGGTGCCACTGGACGGTCAGGAAGAAACGCGCTGCCGGCTTCTCCAGCGCCTCAATGATACCATCGGGGGAATGTGCAGAAGCAACCAGCCCATCGGCCAGGCGGCGGACGGCCTGATGATGGCGGCTGTTGGTGATCACACTGTCGACCTGCAGGATGGCCGCCAAGCGCGTCCCCGGCGCGATGGCGACCGGATGCGCTGGATGGTTAAGCGGCAGGCCATCCGGCGTTGTGTGGCGCAGCGCGTCAGGTAGCTGGGTGGGGATGTCCATGACCAGATCGCCGCCCAGGGCTACATTGGTTACCTGGTGACCGCGGCAGATGCCCAGCAGGGGGACATCTTCGGCGGCGGCCCAGCGGGCGACACGAATCTCGGCGGAATCACGCAGGGGCTTGATCTCGCGCACGGTATCGTTGAGGGGCTTTTCCCCGTAAAAGATGGGGTCGACATCCCCGCCGCCAGTGAGCAGGATGCCATCCAGCTGATCAAAAAGACCCCGGAGGGCAACCGGGGAAAGTTTGAGCGGCACTACCACAGGGAGCGCACCAGCCAGCGCCAGGCAGTGCAGGTAGGAATCGTAGGCGCCGACAAATGTGCGGGCGCGCCCGGCCCCGTGCGCAGGCCGCAGGTGCTTGTGATCGGCGAGCACGCCGATCAGGGGCGCCGGAGGCGGTTGCATGGCCCGGGAACTAACGCTGTTCCTTGAGCCGGGCAGCCTTACCGCGACGACCGCGCATATAGTACAGGTTGGCGCGGCGCACCTTGGCGCGGCGCAGGACTTCGATCTGTTCTACGCGCGGGCTGCGCAGGAGGAAGGTACGCTCTACGCCGATGCCATGGCTGGCAACGCGGCGTACGGTGAAGTTCTCGTTGTTGCCGCCCCGCCGGACGCGGATCACCAGGCCCTGAAAGACCTGGATACGCTCGCGGTTGCCTTCCACGATGCGCACATGGACCTTCACGGTGTCGCCCGGTTTGATCTGGGGATGCGTTGGCGCCGGGGCTTCCAAGGCCTTAACCAAATCGCTCATGAGTAAGTGCCCTTCTGGCCTATAGCTGACCATCCTGATGTTCAACAGAAAGCGCGACGACCCCGTTCCGATCGCGCGCGGGGGCATTGTAGCATACGTCGGTAGGAAATTCAACGGTGATTCATTTGACTTTACCGGCCCCATGTTTGTATGATTCTAGTGCGGCGGGCGGCTGACGTCCAGCCGCAACCTCAAGTTGCCTGTTTCATGTCTTGTTTCCCCAGGAGGAGAATAGATGAAACTGAGACGTCTGGCTCTTGTGTTATTGACTCTGACGCTGGTTGTTGCCTCATTTGGCACCGCCGCCGCCCAGGATCGCAAGATCGCGACGGTCATCTTCACGCAGGAACTTGACAGCCTGAACCCGATGTATACGACCATGTCGTTTGCCGCGATCACCCGCGATTTCTACCTGTACGGGGCATGGCACTTCGACGAGGAGTTGAACCCCGTCCCGGTGCTGGTGACCGAGATCCCCAGCATGGACAATGGCGGTATCAGCGCGGACGGCAAGACGATCACCCTGAAGCTGCGCGATGACATCAAGTGGTCGGATGGCGAACCGATCACCTCGGCGGATTTCGTGTTCACCTACGAGATGATCACCAGCACTGCCAATACGCCGCTCAGCCGCTACCCGTATACTCCGGATGTGGTTGCCAGCGTAGAGGCCCCCGACCCGACCACGGTGGTGATCAACTTCGTGGAGCCTTTCGCCCCCTGGCTGACCCGAATCTTCCGCTGGGTGCTGCCGGAACACGTCCTGCGCCCGGTGTTTGAGGCGGAAGGGACGCTGGACAACGCCGCCTGGAACCGCGCGCCGACTGTTTCCAGCGGGCCGTTTGTCTTCCAGGAGTGGGAGACGGGCAGCCATATCCTGTTCGTCCGGAATGAGAACTTCTTTGGCGACAAGGCCAAGCTGGATGGCATCTTTGTCCGTTTTGTGCCGGATGATGCGGCGCAGACGGCAGCTCTGATGGCTGGCGACGGCGATATTGCTTACTTCCTGGCGCCCTCCGATGTGGTTCAGGTGGAAGCAACCGGCAAAGTGAAGGTCCAGTGGGTGCCTTCTGGCTATAATGAGGGCTGGTTCTTCAACATGGGTCCGGATGGCCACCCGGCGCTGAAGGATGTCAATGTTCGCCATGCGCTAGCCATGGCTGTGCCGCGCGAACGGATCAACCAAGATCTGCTGCTGGGTTTCTTCTACATCCCGGCCAGCTACTGGGAAGGGTCGCCGTACCAGAGTCCGAATATCGCGCCCGATCCGTATGATCCGGCGGCTGCAGCGGCCATGCTCGACGAGGCCGGCTGGGTGGATAGCAACGGCGATGGTACCCGCGACAAGGATGGCGTTGAGCTGGTGCTGCGTTATCTGACGCCGCCCCGCCAGGTGCGTATGGATACCCAGGTGGTCGTCCAGCAAGCCTTTGCCGAAATCGGGGTCGGTCTGATTCTGGACAACCCATCCTACGACATCTTCTGGAACAGCTACGGCTCCGGTGGGCCGATCGCGACCGGCCAGTATGACATCGGCCAGTGGTCGTCCAGCCCGGATGGCTACCCGGATCCGGATAGTGAGACCTTCCTCTGCAGCGAGATCCCCAGCCCGGAAAAGCCGGAAGGCAACAACTGGAACTACTACTGCAACGAGGAACTGGATGCCCTCTTCCTGCAGCAGAGCCGTACCACGGACTATGATGCTCGCGTAGCGATCTGGCACCAGATCACGGAGATCCTGGCCCAGGACCTGCCCTGGATGGGCATGTGGACAGACCCGGATAACTATCCGGTGAGCACCCGGATGCAGAATGTGGCTGTCAATGGCGTGACACCATTCTGGAATGCCTACGCCTGGGATGTTGCCGGGTAATTCGCCCGGAAAAAGTCGTTGGGCGGGGTGTAAGCCACACCCCGCCTTCGTTTTGACTTGGCACAACTTGCGCATCGTGATTGAGTAAAGGGTTGGAGAGCACGAGAGCCGATGGGGCGCTACATCATCCGCCGCCTGTTACAGGCTATCCCGCAACTGTTGATCATCAGTGTCATCCTGTTTGTGCTCATGCAGGCATCGGGCGATCCGGTGGCGACCCTGGGCGGGCGCACTCCGCCGCGTTCCGAGGACAAAGAGCGCCTGCGTCGGGAGTGGGGGCTGGACCAGCCGATCATGGTGCAGTATGTATACTGGCTGGTCGGCAATGATTGGGTCATGGTCGATTCGGACGGCGATGGCGTGAGCGATCGCTACGGCCAGCGCAGGGGCGTGTTGCGTGGCGACTTCGGCAACTCGCTGGTGACACGGCAGCCGGCCATGGATGTCGTCGCCGAGCGCATCCCGAATACCCTGACCCTCATGATCACTGCTGAGGTGTTGATCATCGTCTTTTCTCTGTTCATCGGGGTGTATTCCGCACTACGCCAGTATTCGGTCCTGGACAATGTCCTGACCGCGCTATCCTTTATCACCTTCTCCATGCCGATCTTCTGGATTGCCCTGGGTCTGATGTATATCTTCGCGGTGCGTTTCAAGGCCTGGGGGTTGCCGCACCTGCCGACTGTGGGTATGTACGATCCGATTGAGGGCAAAACGCTCTCCCAGGTAGTATGGCACCTGGTCCTGCCGGCAATGAGCATCGCCCTGATCGATATCGCCCGCTACAGCCGTTACATCCGCTCCAACATGCTGGAAGTGATCAACTCCGATTACATCCGCACAGCGCGGGCAAAAGGGTTGCGGGAGCGGGCTGTTCTGTTCGTCCATGCCTTCAAGAATGCCGCGCTGCCGCTGGTGACGATCATCGGCATGGACGTGCCCTTTCTGCTGGCTGGCGCGGTGGTCACCGAGCGCATCTTCGCCTGGCCGGGGATGGGGCGGCTCTTCCTGGATCATCTGACGCGTACCGACTTTCCGGTGCTGATGGCCCTCTTGATGCTGATTTCGGTGGCGGTTGTGGTCTTTCAGTTGTTGACCGATCTGGTCTACACGTGGCTCGATCCGCGCATCCGGTACACCTGAGGGGAGGGCAGCCATGACGCTTGACACAACTTCGCAACCGGTTCAACTGGCTGAGGAGACCTACCGGCCTCGCTCGCTCCTGCAATTGACGGTGCACCGCTTTCGCCGCCATCGCATGGCCATGGTTGGGCTGTGCATCCTGCTGGCCATTGTGCTGTACATCGGCATTGGCTCGCTGGTGTTTTCCGAAACTTACGCTAACTACAACGACACTTCCATCCGTTTGCAGCCGCCTTCAGCGCAACACCCCTTTGGTACGGATACGGTCGGGCGGGACATTCTGGCGCGGACGGTCTACGGCGGGCAAATCTCGCTGATCATCGGTCTGTTTGCCGTGCTGGTTGAGGTGACGCTGGGCACGCTCATCGGGGCGGTCTCCGGCTATTATGGCGGGATCGTTGATAGTCTGTTGATGCGCTTCACCGAAGCGCTGATGAGCATCCCCTCGCTGTTGCTGCTGCTGGTGATGGCCAAGTTCCTCAGCGGCAAGATTCCGGACATCATGCTGTTCGGGCGAACTTTCAGCGGTAGCGTGGTGGTGATCATTCTGATCATCGGTCTGACCGGGTGGACCTACCTGGCGCGGATTGTTCGTTCCAGTTTCCTTTCGCTCAAGGAATCGGACTTCGTGCTGGCGGCGCGGGCGCTGGGCATCCCTGACCGGCGGATTATCCTCTCCCACATCCTGCCCAACACAATGGCGTCGGTGATTGTGGCGGCGACGCTGGGCGTGGCGACGGCTATCCTGTCGGAGGCGTACATCAGCTTTCTGGGGCTGGGGGTGCGCCCGCCGACGGCCACCTGGGGCAGCATGCTGGACGGCGCGTACGACTACCTGGAGCAGGCGCCGTGGCTGTGGTTCTACCCAGGGCTGCTGATCATCCTGACGGTGATGAGCATCAACTTCGTGGGGGACGGCCTGCGCGACGCACTCGATCCGCGCTCGGAGTACAAAGTCTGATTGAGGTTCTGGGGGGAAGAGTGCAGGGGCGCTCCGGGTGGGGCGCCCCTGTTGTTGAGTATAGTGAGCACTGGCCGCCTAGCCCTGCGCAGGCTCCGGCAGGTAGGGTTGTAGAGCCGGCTGGCCGCCGCGCCCCAGGCGCGTGATTGCGCCTTCCGGCGTGAGCAGCAGCAGCCAGGCGCCCGGCGCAGCTTCGCGCTGAGCATCGGCGCTGGCGTTAGTCTCCACCGCCTGCAGCCAGGCCCGTGAATCTTCCACAAAGCTGAAGATCATCCCGCGTCCATCTGGGGCTTCGGTCAATGTCCCGATGCCGCGGCCTTCCTGTTCGAAGAGCAGGGTGGCTTCCCCGGTGGACAGGTCAATGCGCCACAGGCGTACGGTATAAACGCCGATCGACTCTTCGCCGCCGGAACGGGCCACACGCTCCAGTGGCTCGACAGTCGAGACGTACAGGCGCTGCCCGTCCGCGCTCCACAGTACCTGATCCGGAGTCCCGGAGACCGGCACCGGCTGTGATTCACCGCTGAGCAGTGTGACCAGGGTCAGAGTGTGGTTTCCATCAGCGTCAGCGATGATGCCGGCGGCGCGACTGCGATCCGGGCTGAGCGAGACGCGGCTGAGGGCTGGATCGATCAGGGTCAGTACACCGCTGGACAGGTCCAGACGGGCCAGGCCCGCGCCGGTGCAACTTGGCGTCAGCAGCAGGGTGTCGCCCGGCAGCCAGGCCAGCATCAGCGCGTTTCCCATGTAGCCGGTTTCCCGGCTGTACACCGTATCGGCAGGATCGCTGCTGCCACCGCCGCAGCCGACACCCTGCTCGAATGTTGCCAGCAAGCGCGGTGCAGCGTTCTCATCGCTGCCCGGCACGGCCACCGCGTAGACTTCCATCACCTGACTGTTGGCGCGGAAGGTCTGGGTGGGTCTGACATACGCGAGGGCGCTCCCGTCAGGACTCCAGGCAGGCGGGTAGAGCAGCGCGAGATCACTGGCAAGCTGCACTGGCTGGCCGCCTTCGGCGTCTGCCACCAGCAAACGGGCAGGTGGCGCGCTATCCAGAAAGGCCACCCGCTGCCCGTCCGGCGACCAGCGGTAGTAGCCGTAAATGTGATCAAAGCGGGGCAAGGGGGAAGGCGTTGCCGGGGTCGGCGCGATATCTTCGGTGACATTGGTCCCCGGATAGGCGTTCCAGCCGGCGCGGTAGACGTTGCCGTCTGCGCCAGTGTAGAACAGGATCGGGCGGTCGCCCCCGGTCGCTTCAGGAGCAGCGGGCGTCGCTGTGGCGAGTGCTGCCAGGGCGCTGGCAAAGTCGATGTCGATCGCTGGCTGCAGCCGTTCATCATCGCCGCAGGGCATGATGGTACGCTGGTCGGCGGTCAGGTGCAGTTCGTAGATGCGGTCAACGTACTCGATGGTCAGGATGTAGCCAGGCACCGGCGCACTGCTGTCGTAGGTGACGTCCGGCTGTGGGCAACCCAGCGAACGATCCGGCCAGGTGGTGGCTTCCCATGTCCAGCGGGAAAGGTCCCGGCGGGTGATGGTTGTACCCAGCTGGCTGTTCAGATAGGCGATGCCGATGTTGATCAGTTCCTCGCCGCTGATGGCTGCAGCGGGTGTGACTCCAGCAGCAGGTGTGGCCCCCTGGGGGAGGGACGGCAACGCAGTAGCTGTCGGGGCTGGCGCGGCGGCCGTTACACCGCAGAAGACCGCAGTAGCGCCATCCGGCGTCAGGTGAATCTCATAGACGTTGCTGCCGGTGGTCACGCGGAAGTCATAACCACGGGTGAGCACCTGGCTGTAGACCTGATCGGGCTGCGGGCAGCCGAGCGAGGTATCCGGCCAGAGGACTTCCTGCCAGGTCCAGCCGCTCAGGTCCTGACGGCTCAGCGTGACGCCCAGTTGCCCGGCCAGAAAGGCAAGGGCTGTGTCCAGCAGGGCGTTGGGATCGTCGCCGCCCTGAGCCTGCGCGGCGCTCAGCGGCGCAAGCAGGGTAGCACAGAGAGTCAGGGCCAGTAGGAATTTCCGAATCATCGCTTGTCTCCTCGTGATGGTTCGTCGTTACCTGCGCGAGGCATTGTAGCGAATGATCGGGCACTTTCCCCTACGCAAAGGCTACGCTTGGCTGACACCCGGCTTGCCGGAAGGGGCGATGCTGGCACGCTGGCGGGCGACGGCCGCCCGCACCCAGTCCAGCCAGGCGTCGAAGCCTTCGCCGGTGCGGGCGGAAAGCGGCAGGAAAGCCAGACCGGGGTTGAGCACTTCCACCCCGTGCCGGAAGTAGGCCAGATCGAACTCCTGGTAAGGAAGCATGTCGATCTTGTTCAGCAGCAGGACATCCGCGCCGCGGTACATAGCCGGGTATTTGTAGGGCTTGTCATCGCCCTCAGGCACGCTGGCGATGACCACGTTATAGTGAGTACCCAATTCGAAGGCCGCCGGGCAGATCAGGTTGCCAACATTTTCCACCAGCAACAGATCCACGCCGGTCAGGTCCAGCGAGGATAGTGCGCTGGTCATCATGTTGGCGTCCAGATGGCAGTTGCCACCGGTATTGATCAGTGCCACCCGGATGCCCGTCCGGGCGATCTTCTCCACATCGACAGTGGCAATATCGCCATCCAGGGCGGCGATAGTCATCTCGCTTTTGAGGGTTTCTACTGTCCGCATGATCACGCTGGTTTTGCCTGCGCCCGGCGAGGCCATGATGTTCAGCGCCAGCACACCGGCGGCGTCAAGCTGGCGGCGCACAGCGGCGGCCAGAGCGTCGTTGATACTCATGATGTTCCTGATAACGGGAATCTCCGGCATAATCTATTCCTCGACTTCGATGCTTTTGAGATAGAATTCCTCGCCCTGTTTGACCTGAACCCGGTCGCTCCTGCAGGCCGGACACATGAAATTCGCATTGCGTGGGAACACTGCACCGCAGTCCCGGCATTCAAAAGTTGCCGGGATGCGCTCAAAATGCAGGGCTGCGCCCTGAGCGATGGTTCCCTGGCTGAGGAACTCCCAGTAAAAGCGTACGGAATCATCGACCACGCTGGACAGTTCGCCGATGACCAGGTGCAGAGCCGTGATTCTCCTGGCGCCAGCCGGTTCAGCGTATTGTACAGCCAGGTTGAGCAGGTTCTGGGTGATCCCCAATTCGTGCATGGCGGTTCCGTTGTTGAAGGTACGGACACTATCCCTTATCATAGAGGGCCTGGCG
This window harbors:
- a CDS encoding ABC transporter permease — encoded protein: MTLDTTSQPVQLAEETYRPRSLLQLTVHRFRRHRMAMVGLCILLAIVLYIGIGSLVFSETYANYNDTSIRLQPPSAQHPFGTDTVGRDILARTVYGGQISLIIGLFAVLVEVTLGTLIGAVSGYYGGIVDSLLMRFTEALMSIPSLLLLLVMAKFLSGKIPDIMLFGRTFSGSVVVIILIIGLTGWTYLARIVRSSFLSLKESDFVLAARALGIPDRRIILSHILPNTMASVIVAATLGVATAILSEAYISFLGLGVRPPTATWGSMLDGAYDYLEQAPWLWFYPGLLIILTVMSINFVGDGLRDALDPRSEYKV
- a CDS encoding gamma-glutamyl-gamma-aminobutyrate hydrolase family protein, with translation MQPPPAPLIGVLADHKHLRPAHGAGRARTFVGAYDSYLHCLALAGALPVVVPLKLSPVALRGLFDQLDGILLTGGGDVDPIFYGEKPLNDTVREIKPLRDSAEIRVARWAAAEDVPLLGICRGHQVTNVALGGDLVMDIPTQLPDALRHTTPDGLPLNHPAHPVAIAPGTRLAAILQVDSVITNSRHHQAVRRLADGLVASAHSPDGIIEALEKPAARFFLTVQWHPENLCSAGGETTDMTPLFRAFVEAAASFRQDRLHPARSE
- a CDS encoding peptide ABC transporter substrate-binding protein, whose protein sequence is MKLRRLALVLLTLTLVVASFGTAAAQDRKIATVIFTQELDSLNPMYTTMSFAAITRDFYLYGAWHFDEELNPVPVLVTEIPSMDNGGISADGKTITLKLRDDIKWSDGEPITSADFVFTYEMITSTANTPLSRYPYTPDVVASVEAPDPTTVVINFVEPFAPWLTRIFRWVLPEHVLRPVFEAEGTLDNAAWNRAPTVSSGPFVFQEWETGSHILFVRNENFFGDKAKLDGIFVRFVPDDAAQTAALMAGDGDIAYFLAPSDVVQVEATGKVKVQWVPSGYNEGWFFNMGPDGHPALKDVNVRHALAMAVPRERINQDLLLGFFYIPASYWEGSPYQSPNIAPDPYDPAAAAAMLDEAGWVDSNGDGTRDKDGVELVLRYLTPPRQVRMDTQVVVQQAFAEIGVGLILDNPSYDIFWNSYGSGGPIATGQYDIGQWSSSPDGYPDPDSETFLCSEIPSPEKPEGNNWNYYCNEELDALFLQQSRTTDYDARVAIWHQITEILAQDLPWMGMWTDPDNYPVSTRMQNVAVNGVTPFWNAYAWDVAG
- the rplS gene encoding 50S ribosomal protein L19, which encodes MSDLVKALEAPAPTHPQIKPGDTVKVHVRIVEGNRERIQVFQGLVIRVRRGGNNENFTVRRVASHGIGVERTFLLRSPRVEQIEVLRRAKVRRANLYYMRGRRGKAARLKEQR
- a CDS encoding ABC transporter permease → MGRYIIRRLLQAIPQLLIISVILFVLMQASGDPVATLGGRTPPRSEDKERLRREWGLDQPIMVQYVYWLVGNDWVMVDSDGDGVSDRYGQRRGVLRGDFGNSLVTRQPAMDVVAERIPNTLTLMITAEVLIIVFSLFIGVYSALRQYSVLDNVLTALSFITFSMPIFWIALGLMYIFAVRFKAWGLPHLPTVGMYDPIEGKTLSQVVWHLVLPAMSIALIDIARYSRYIRSNMLEVINSDYIRTARAKGLRERAVLFVHAFKNAALPLVTIIGMDVPFLLAGAVVTERIFAWPGMGRLFLDHLTRTDFPVLMALLMLISVAVVVFQLLTDLVYTWLDPRIRYT
- the hypA gene encoding hydrogenase maturation nickel metallochaperone HypA; amino-acid sequence: MHELGITQNLLNLAVQYAEPAGARRITALHLVIGELSSVVDDSVRFYWEFLSQGTIAQGAALHFERIPATFECRDCGAVFPRNANFMCPACRSDRVQVKQGEEFYLKSIEVEE
- the hypB gene encoding hydrogenase nickel incorporation protein HypB produces the protein MPEIPVIRNIMSINDALAAAVRRQLDAAGVLALNIMASPGAGKTSVIMRTVETLKSEMTIAALDGDIATVDVEKIARTGIRVALINTGGNCHLDANMMTSALSSLDLTGVDLLLVENVGNLICPAAFELGTHYNVVIASVPEGDDKPYKYPAMYRGADVLLLNKIDMLPYQEFDLAYFRHGVEVLNPGLAFLPLSARTGEGFDAWLDWVRAAVARQRASIAPSGKPGVSQA
- the murI gene encoding glutamate racemase; translated protein: MTTGPSSPIGILDSGVGGLSILRALRRELPAESLIYIADQAHLPYGPRPLAEIRTFVQHITTFLLAHEAKLIVIACNAASAAGLHDLRAMFPDVPFVGMEPAVKTAAAATRSGAIGVLTTAATANGTLYASVRERFAANVHVETVICPELVEAVEANATSPAALRPLFERVLAPALARGIDQLVLACTHFPFALEALQAFVGPQVAIIDPSPAIARQARRVLADRQLLAPEATRPTLRYYTTGDASRFSTLASNLLGEPIQAQALRWAGEQLLAGD